Within the Spirochaetaceae bacterium genome, the region GGTCGGAACCGATCCGTTCGGTTTTTTCCCGTGGCGCACGCAAGCGCCGAGCCATCAGCAGGTAATCGTCTATCCCGACATCTTCGCCCTCGACCTGCACCACAAGCGCGGCCTGCCGTCCGGAAGCCTGACGGTGCTCAACAAGCTGTACGAGGACGTGACCCGCTACCGGTCGCTGCGCGAGTACCAGCCGGGCGACGAGCCGAGGCGCATCAACTGGAAGGCGAGCGCGCGCATGGGGGCGCTGTATTCGATGGAGTACGTGCCGTCGATCTACTTCCCGGTGCTGGTGCTGCTCAACCTCACCGCGGACGACTACCCGCTTGCGCAGCGCGCCCACCTGGTGGAGCGCGCCGTGGAGACCGCCGCATCGCTGGTGTTCCACTTCGTCGGCATCGGCCAGGAGGTGGGCCTGGCCAGCAGCGGGCTGATCGGACCGCGGACCGGTGCTCCCGCGGTGCCGCCGGCCGCCGCGCGGGGGTCCGCAGCGGCCGACGCCGCCGCAGCCGACGGCCAGCCCGAGGATCCCGCCGCGCCCCTGCCGGCGCCCGTCGGCGCGGCCTGCACCGCCGAGCCGGTTCGCGCCGGCTACGCCCACGCCGCCCACCTGCTGGAGCAGCTCGCCCGCATCAAGACCGCCGGCGAGGGCGCCGCCAACTTCGTCGACATCGTGCAGCGCGGC harbors:
- a CDS encoding DUF58 domain-containing protein, which encodes MKPRVRLGPDVVVPLLLLFIVLFAPPPLMRAVAAGLLAIRLLAFGYLLTVRSGVVVSRGEALVHANRFAPFTCTLKVRNRTPLPIHFLTVADRIGSFAARRPAQFVTGLGPWEERTFSYRLEGRERGEFHLGPVDLVGTDPFGFFPWRTQAPSHQQVIVYPDIFALDLHHKRGLPSGSLTVLNKLYEDVTRYRSLREYQPGDEPRRINWKASARMGALYSMEYVPSIYFPVLVLLNLTADDYPLAQRAHLVERAVETAASLVFHFVGIGQEVGLASSGLIGPRTGAPAVPPAAARGSAAADAAAADGQPEDPAAPLPAPVGAACTAEPVRAGYAHAAHLLEQLARIKTAGEGAANFVDIVQRGAVPVANGTRIVVVTPPLSEPQRAALLALRRRGYDVEVFLVSTHRARREDLAVEGLTSHAVGGYGRDLILG